A single region of the Vicia villosa cultivar HV-30 ecotype Madison, WI linkage group LG4, Vvil1.0, whole genome shotgun sequence genome encodes:
- the LOC131598629 gene encoding uncharacterized protein LOC131598629, translating to MPELISRTRTRRSGGVVDERTRMYLEEYDRRLAIFLENNPQFMPAEGEPLNADVDHYIWCDVIKDKGPNGCFFGAGNLASSYRSGDRNLFQRVQDGEGGSRQPNLTQEQTELVRQLARRESEAQIEMMRKKQSDMEEQHARQMEGIMKNCSISEWRISKEIDSLKLVVAFG from the exons atgcctgagctgatttcgaggacccggacaaggagatcgggaggtgttgtcgacgagcgcactaggatgtatctt gaagaatatgatagacgacttgccatttttctggaaaataatcctcaattcatgccagcagagggggagccgcttaacgcggatgttgatcactaCATTTGGTGTGACGTTATTAAAGATAAagggcctaatggttgcttttttggggctggaaatttggcgtccaGCTATAGATCTGGTGACCGTAATCTGTTCcaaagagttcaggatggagagggtggatcgcgtcaaccaaatctgacacaggaacaaactgaattagtaaggcaattggcgagacgcgaaagtgaggcccagatcgagatgatgcggaagaagcagtctgatatggaggagcagcatgcgcgaCAGATGGAGGGAATtatgaagaa TTGCAGCATAAGTGAATGGAGAATTTCAAAAGAAATTGATAGCTTAAAGTTGGTGGTGGCTTTTGGATGA
- the LOC131596618 gene encoding dihydroflavonol 4-reductase-like — protein sequence MGSVSETVCVTGAAGFIGSWLVMRLIEHGYTVRATVRDPDNMKKVKHLLELPGANSKLTLWKADLAEEGSFDEAIKGCKGVFHVATPMDFVSKDPENEVIKPAINGVLDIMKSCLKAKTVRRLVFTSSAGSINVTENQKLLLDESCWSDVEFCRRVKMTGWMYFVSKTLAEQEAWKFAKENNMDFITIIPPLVVGPFLSPSMPPSLITALSPITGNEAHYSIIKQGQFVHLDDLCEAHIFLYEHMEVEGRYICNACEANIHDIAKLINAKFPEYNVPTKFENIPDELKHIKFSSKKIKDLGFEFKYGLEDMYTEAIDTCREKGLLPKTIEAPKN from the exons ATGGGTTCTGTGTCCGAAACTGTTTGTGTTACCGGGGCCGCAGGTTTCATCGGATCATGGCTCGTCATGCGACTCATCGAGCACGGTTATACAGTTCGAGCAACCGTTCGCGATCCAG ATAACATGAAGAAGGTGAAGCATTTGTTGGAACTGCCGGGTGCAAATAGCAAATTGACACTTTGGAAAGCTGATCTTGCTGAAGAGGGAAGTTTTGATGAagcaattaaaggttgtaaaggAGTTTTTCATGTGGCTACACCAATGGATTTTGTGTCCAAGGACCCTGAG AATGAAGTGATCAAACCTGCCATAAATGGAGTACTAGACATCATGAAATCATGTCTCAAGGCGAAAACTGTTCGTAGATTGGTTTTCACATCATCAGCTGGATCCATCAACGTCACTGAAAATCAAAAGCTCTTGTTAGACGAGAGTTGTTGGAGTGACGTTGAATTTTGTAGGAGAGTTAAAATGACTGGATGG atGTATTTTGTTTCAAAGACACTTGCTGAACAAGAAGCATGGAAATTTGCTAAAGAAAACAACATGGATTTCATCACTATCATTCCACCTCTTGTTGTTGGCCCCTTTCTTAGTCCATCTATGCCACCTAGCTTAATCACTGCCCTTTCCCCTATTACAG GAAATGAGGCTCATTATTCAATTATAAAGCAAGGTCAATTTGTTCATTTGGATGATCTTTGTGAAGCTCACATATTCTTGTATGAGCATATGGAAGTTGAAGGGAGGTACATTTGTAATGCATGTGAAGCTAATATTCATGACATTGCAAAACTAATTAATGCAAAATTTCCAGAGTACAATGTCCCTACAAA GTTCGAGAATATTCCTGATGAGTTGAAGCATATTAAATTTTcttcaaagaagatcaaagatTTGGGATTTGAGTTTAAGTACGGTTTGGAGGATATGTACACTGAAGCCATTGATACATGCAGAGAAAAAGGGCTTCTTCCTAAAACTATTGAAGCTCCAAAAAATTAA